TACGCGGGTTTGCGCGCTTGCGGGAACGGCTCGGCTGCGACAATTGTCCCGACCCGGACATCGAGAATAGCAAATGCTTCGAGTGCATTCGGTTCGCTCATGAAAATCCGGGTTGGAGCGACAAGGGGCGGAAGCCTGCGCAGGACGCATACTGCCTGCGTAGAACCCAACGCGGTCGCCCGAATGGGCGCTTTCGCCAAGATAGCTCAGCTGGTAGAGCACGCGCCTGAAAAGTGCGGTGTCCCGAGTTCGACTCTCGGTCTTGGCACCATAATTGAAACCGCCGGGAATCACTTCCCGGCGGTTTTTTTAGCGTCACGCTTCTGCGCGTGTGCTGCTCGCTACACGAGCGAGTTGTAGTTTGTTAGTGGTGGGCCTGACGGCGAGCGGCGAGCAGCTTGACCTTGACGACCGAGCCCTGCGGTACCGACATGTTCTCGCGGTTGTTGCGCGCGATGATGTATCCGCCGGCCGCGCCGAGCAGACCGCCTACGCCGGTGTGGAAGACCGTCTTACCGACGATGTTGCCGAGGATCATACCGCCGACGGCGCCGGCAGCTTCCTTCACGGTGTTGTTTTTGGTGTTCGCCTGCATGCCGGTTACGATACCGTCGACCGCGTAGGTCGAACCGCTCGGCAATACGAGACGATCGAAGGTGATTTGGAGCTGAGCCTTACGCCCTTGACCGGCGTGGACGACCCGGGTAACGTGCCCGTAGATCTTTCCTCCGCGAATGGCGCCGCTGCCATCGGACGACGAGACGTTCGTAAGCTCGACGCTTTGGCCGACGTAGGCCGATTTGGTGTCGATCGACTGAGTCATCGTACCATTAAGAGTTGTTCCGGCCGTCGGCGCGGCAAGCGCCGTTAGGCTGGTCGAGATGAGTGCGACGGCCATGGTGGCCGCGATAAAGATAGGACGCACGTGGTTCTCCTTCGGGTGGGTTCTCAGGTAACGAAATCGGTCCCCGAGAAGTTCATACCCACTTTGCCGCATTGCTGGCGAGCGGCAGGCGATTTGCCGATATCTGGAACCATATGAGAATCGCTGACCAGAAGTTCCCTCCCAGAGCCGGGTGGCTGGGCCGCCTCACAGCCGCGGCCTTGGCGCTCTCTTTGATGCCGGGAGCCGTTACGGCGGCGACCGGGACGCTGCGAATCGGATCCGATATTTCCTACGCTCCGCTGGAATTCTATGCGGGCAGTGCGAAGCGGGTCGACGGTTTCGACTACGATCTCGCCCAAGAACTGGGCCGGCACATGGGCATGCGCGTGACCTTCGCCAATCACGATTTCAACACGCTCGTGAAGGCGCTCGACGCGGGTACGTTCGACGCCGTGCTCTCCGCGATGTCGGACACGCGCGCGCGAGAGAAGCAGGTCGATTTCATCGATTACTTTTTGGCGGGCAGCGGAATCCTGGTGGTTCGCGGCAATCCGCGCGACGTGTTTAACCTCGCCGGGTTATGCGGATTACGAGTCGATTTGCAGAAGGGCACCTCACAACAGAGCGCGCTCGAAAACCAATCGAAATCCTGTACCGGCGTTCATTTAGGTGCCGTTCGCGTTGCGGCGTTTGGCACCGACGCCGACGCACTTAAGGCGCTGCTCGCCGGCAAATCCGACGCGCACGTCTCCGACTACCCGGTGGTCGCGTATCTCGCCAAAACGCTCGGGAACGGCACGAGCTATGAGGTTGCCGGACGCCAATTCGGCGTGGTTCCCTACGGCATCGCGGTCGCCAAAGGCCGGTCTTCCATGCGCGACCATCTGCAGCGTGCGCTGCAGGCGACGATCCGCGACGGTAGCTACGATCGACTGCTCAAGAAGTGGGGACTGCAGCAGGGCGCGATGCGTTCGGCTCCCGTCAACGCCGGCACGCTCTTCCAGTAGCGGGTCCGCTTGAGGGTCAGGCGTTCGCGGGAACGCCTTCCTCGGAATCTTGCCGGTCGAGGTTCTCGATCTTCTCGACCATCAGCCAATCGTTGGCGGCCTGCGCCCGGTCGGGCGCGACGCGAGCCTTGACCCACTGATAGATTGCCTCGTCGGTCGGGGCGCCGGCGATCGCTCGATCGAAATCGGACGAGGTCAGCCCCCAGCGCTCGAAGACGCCTTGGTCCATCGGGCAGGGATAGATGTAGTCGTGGATCGTGCCGTTCGCGCCGGCGCGCGCCTTGTCGAATACGCGAGCGAGCCAGAGGAACTCGCCGATCGGCTGGCGTCCCCGACGCGGAAAGGTTTTGCCGTCGCGAAAATCTGTAGCCATGCTGGTGATAACCGCACGCGCGGCCGGCGGGATGCAATTGCAGCGAGCTCTGCGAATGAGCGCCTGCATGTCGATCAAGCGCACGCTCTACGAGGAACCCCGTTGGCACGCGGCGATCGCGACGGTCGTCGCGCTCGTTCTGTATCTCACCCTGCCGCCGAAACTGACGTTCGGGCCGTATTGGTTGCTGCCGCTGCTCGTGTTGGTGCCGTTGGTCCCGCTCATCGTTTTCAAGCCGCGGCGTCACGACGAAACGGGCTGGCAGCGCGCGGCCTCGATTTGGGTCATCGCCGCGCTCAACGCCTTTAACATCGTGACGATCGTGCTCTTGCTCTTCGAGTTGTTCGAGCACGGGAAGAGCGTCGTCGGCGCCCAACTGCTCTTAGCAGCGGTGCAGATCTGGTTTACGAATATCATCGTGTACTCGCTGTGGTTTTGGGAGACCGACGGGCACGGCCCCGACGTGCGCGCGCACGCGTCGTTCGAGCAGGTGCATCGCCGCGCGGATTTCTTGTTTCCGCAGATGGCGCTCGGCACCGACGTTCAGCGCCAATACGGGTTCCGGCCGCAATTTCTCGATTACGTGTATCTGGCGTTTAATACGGCTACGGCCTTTAGTCCGACGGACACGTTTCCCCTAACGCCGATGGCCAAAGTACTCATGATGGGCGAATCGCTCACGTCGCTCGTGACGCTCGCGGTCATCGCATCCCGTGCGATCAACATTCTGAGTTAGAGGCGCGGGCTAGCGTTCGAGATTATGAATTCGCGCGTAGGCCGCAACGAACGCTTGCGGGCCGATCCCCGTATCTCCGCGATACGGATAATCGAGCTCCGCGATTAGCACGAAGGTGACCGCGATCACCGAGGTCATGGCAACGACCATCCAGAGATGTGCCCGCGCGCTGTCGATGCGAAAGAAGTAGCAGAAGCCGACGGTCAACGCGCCCATAAAAAGCATCGCCGCCCAGAGAATCGGCGGGATGCCGGTCGCGTTGTCGTGGAGACGGCTGCGCCGTGCGTCGGTCAGCGTGTGCGCCAGTTCGAGCGCCTGCGCTTGCAGTTGCGTCTGCGCGGAAGACGCGGGTGAAAACGCCGCCACGATGCCATAGATGCGATAGGCGGCGTACGAGGCATCGGTACTGGAGCGGCCGTGGCGCATGGCGGGGAACTCGTCGTTGATGACGAGCAGGATGTATCGATCGACTTCGGCCTTGAGGCGGTTGCGCGTGGGTGCCGTCAACAGGTCGGCCAGATGATGGATGTCCGATGCCGCGCTAGCTTCGCGTTCGACGGTATTGGCCGAGGTTTCGTATTGCTGCCAAACCGAGACGACCATGAACGAGAGCATCACCGCGAGCACCGTGCCGATCGTCGCGAGTATGGGCCCGGCGACGTCGTTGTGCGTGATGGTTTCGTTGCGAACCAGGTGACGGCGCGCGAGCGAGAGGCCGATCGCGGCGATCGCGCAGAAGGCGGCGATCGCAACGGGCGCAAGGACCCAGGACGGAACGGCGTAGATCCAGGTCACGCGGGCTCGCTTCGCCCGAAACGATACGAACGCATCCTGGGTTGTGTAGGACGCGGCCGACGTCGGGGAGAACGGAGGGCGGCGCTTGGTACGCGGGTATGATGTAATGGCAGCCTGCGACCTTCCCAAGGTTGATGCGCGGGTTCGATTCCCGCTACCCGCTCCAAGTCGTGGATCCGCGTGTGCGGCGACGTAGCCAAGTGGTAAGGCAGAGCTCTGCAAAAGCTCCATTCGGCAGTTCGAATCTGCCCGTCGCCTAAAATTTTGTGAGAGAAGCGTGCGAGTAGCAGTAGTAGGTGCCGGCGCGATCGGCGGATTCATCGCTGGAGCTCTGGCCCGCGCGGGCGTCGACGTCGCGGTCGTCGCGCGCGGCGCGCACCTGGAAGCCATCAAGCGCAACGGCCTGCGCGTACGTGGCGAACTCGGCGATTTCACGGTGGACGTGCCGGCCTCGTCGGATCTGCGCGAACTCGGCTCCTTCGACTTTATTTTAGTGACGCTGAAAGCGCATCAGTGGGATGCGGTTCTGCCGCAGTTCGAACCGTTTCTACACACGGAAGCCACGATCGTTCCGATGCAAAACGGCATTCCGTTTTGGTATTTTCCGGATCGTTCGCTGCACAGCGTGGATCCGGGCGGCCGGCTGCGGCACATGTTTTCGGACGACCGAGTCTTGGGCGCGGTCGTTCACGCGTCGGGCAATATCCCCGAACCGGGCGTCGTCGCGCAGATGGGCGGCAAACTCTATCCGATCGGGGAAATCGACGGCCGGTGCAGCGATCGCGTCGAGCGGTTCTCCGCTCTGTTGATCGCCGCGGGGCTCGAAGCGCCGATCGAGCCGGCGATTCGCCGCGCGCTTTGGCGCAAACTCTTGGGCAACGTCTCGCTCAATCCGGTCAGCGCGCTCACGCGCTCGAGCGTCGCCGCGATGATCGACGACCCGCAGACTCGCGCGCTCTTGCGAGCTTTGATGGAAGAAACGATCGCGGTCGCCTCGGCCGTGGGGTGCGATCCGCAGATCGATGCCGAAGAACGCATCGGCTTTGCGTCGCGGCTCGGCAACGTTAAGACCTCGATGCTGCAGGATCTCGAAGCCGGACGCACGCTCGAACTCGACCCAATCGTCGGCGCGGTCGTGGAACTCGCCCGCGAATACGGCGTCGCCGCAACCCACATTGAAACCGTCTACGCCCTAACCAACCGCCTCAACGCCCAATCGCATGCTTCGACAAGCTCAGCATGACAAGGCCCCCCTGTCATCCTGAGCTTGTCGAAGGACGACAAGCGCACGCATCGACAACGCTGCTTGTCATCCTGAGCCTGTCGAAGAACGACAAGCTCATGCATCGACAGATTCATGCATCGATAGGCTCACCACTACAAAGCCCCCCTGTCATCCTGAGCTTGTCGAAGGACGGGGGGTAGCTATGGCTTTTGCTCGATGCTGATTGGGGAGTTGGCGGGCGTGGGCAAGGAGA
This sequence is a window from Candidatus Baltobacteraceae bacterium. Protein-coding genes within it:
- a CDS encoding 2-dehydropantoate 2-reductase, whose product is MRQFESARRLKFCERSVRVAVVGAGAIGGFIAGALARAGVDVAVVARGAHLEAIKRNGLRVRGELGDFTVDVPASSDLRELGSFDFILVTLKAHQWDAVLPQFEPFLHTEATIVPMQNGIPFWYFPDRSLHSVDPGGRLRHMFSDDRVLGAVVHASGNIPEPGVVAQMGGKLYPIGEIDGRCSDRVERFSALLIAAGLEAPIEPAIRRALWRKLLGNVSLNPVSALTRSSVAAMIDDPQTRALLRALMEETIAVASAVGCDPQIDAEERIGFASRLGNVKTSMLQDLEAGRTLELDPIVGAVVELAREYGVAATHIETVYALTNRLNAQSHASTSSA
- a CDS encoding DUF5069 domain-containing protein, which produces MATDFRDGKTFPRRGRQPIGEFLWLARVFDKARAGANGTIHDYIYPCPMDQGVFERWGLTSSDFDRAIAGAPTDEAIYQWVKARVAPDRAQAANDWLMVEKIENLDRQDSEEGVPANA
- a CDS encoding DUF4239 domain-containing protein, which translates into the protein MTWIYAVPSWVLAPVAIAAFCAIAAIGLSLARRHLVRNETITHNDVAGPILATIGTVLAVMLSFMVVSVWQQYETSANTVEREASAASDIHHLADLLTAPTRNRLKAEVDRYILLVINDEFPAMRHGRSSTDASYAAYRIYGIVAAFSPASSAQTQLQAQALELAHTLTDARRSRLHDNATGIPPILWAAMLFMGALTVGFCYFFRIDSARAHLWMVVAMTSVIAVTFVLIAELDYPYRGDTGIGPQAFVAAYARIHNLER
- a CDS encoding glycine zipper domain-containing protein; amino-acid sequence: MRPIFIAATMAVALISTSLTALAAPTAGTTLNGTMTQSIDTKSAYVGQSVELTNVSSSDGSGAIRGGKIYGHVTRVVHAGQGRKAQLQITFDRLVLPSGSTYAVDGIVTGMQANTKNNTVKEAAGAVGGMILGNIVGKTVFHTGVGGLLGAAGGYIIARNNRENMSVPQGSVVKVKLLAARRQAHH
- a CDS encoding ABC transporter substrate-binding protein, whose translation is MRIADQKFPPRAGWLGRLTAAALALSLMPGAVTAATGTLRIGSDISYAPLEFYAGSAKRVDGFDYDLAQELGRHMGMRVTFANHDFNTLVKALDAGTFDAVLSAMSDTRAREKQVDFIDYFLAGSGILVVRGNPRDVFNLAGLCGLRVDLQKGTSQQSALENQSKSCTGVHLGAVRVAAFGTDADALKALLAGKSDAHVSDYPVVAYLAKTLGNGTSYEVAGRQFGVVPYGIAVAKGRSSMRDHLQRALQATIRDGSYDRLLKKWGLQQGAMRSAPVNAGTLFQ